The genomic window GCTTCTCCAGAGCTTTGCAGGGCCCGAAGAGGGCGACGTTGTATCGCCGCGCCTTCTTCGCTCGGGGACCAAGATATCGTGCCATAAGACCTCTTCCGTTACCTGCCGAACGTTCGGCTCAGACTCGCCTCGATTTCCGTGGACGACATCCGTTGTGGGGAACCGGCGTGACATCGAGGATCGTCGTCACCTCGAGCCCGACAACTTGCAGGGCGCGAATCGCGGATTCCCGACCCGTCCCCGGCCCCTTGACCTTGACGAGCACCTCCCGTACGCCCTGCGCCACCGCTTGCCGAGCGGCATCCTGCGCGGCAAGCTGCGCCACATAGGCGGTCGACTTCCTCGAGCCGCGAAAGCCGCAACGGCCGGCGCTCGACCAGGAGATCGTCCTGCCGTTGAGATCGGTAATCGTAACCACGGTGTTATTGAAGGTGGCGAGAATGTGCGCGACCCCGCTATGAATGCCCTTCCCGCCCTTAGCCTTGTGCTTCTTCTCCTTCTCCTTCTCGGCGGGCTCGGCTACTGCCGTCTTCCCCTCCGCGGCCTTGGGCGAGGCTCCGCCCTCAGGTTCCGCCGGGCGCCGCACCTCTTCCGATACCGGCTGCGTCTTTTCTTCCCCCGCCATAAGATCTCCCCGCTACGGTCCCCTTACACAAATGCTCGAGGGGCTACACCTTCCCCTTCTTCGCTTCTTTCCTCCGCACCACTCCGACCGTCCGCCGCGGACCTTTGCGCGTCCGCGCATTGGTCGACGTCCGCTGCCCGCGAACCGGCAGGCCGCGGAGGTGGCGGATCCCGCGATAACACTTGATCGCTTGCAGGCGCTTGAGATTCTGCTGGATCTCCCGGCGGAGGTCGCCTTCGATCACAAAGCTGTTCTCCTGGATGACCTGGACCATTCGATTGATCTGCTGATCGGTCAGCTCCTTGGCGCGCAAGTCGGGATCGATCTCGGCCAGCTCGCAGATCCACTTCGCCCGGGAAGGGCCGATTCCGTAAATATAAGGGAGAGCCGCGACGGTTCGCTTGGCCCCTGGGATTTCCACTCCGAGGATACGAGGCATGGTCTTTGTTCTGTCCTGATGTCCGGACCTATCCCTGTCGCTGCTTGAGCCGGGGGTTCTTCTTGTTGATGATGTAAATTCGTCCCTTGCGACGTACGACTTGACAGTTGGCGGTACGCCGACGAACGGAGGCCCGAACCTTCATGAAGCTCCTCTTGGTATTGCCTGCTCGCTTCTCATCGCTCACACGATGAAGGGGTCGATTGTTAGCGGACTGGCATTCCTTTGGCAAGTTTTTTTGTTGTTGACCGCCCCTCACTCACCAGAGCCTTCCTCCTGCCCGGTCGCCACCACCCCTTTGCCATTCGAGGCGCCGGGCATCCCGTGGTCGGTGAGCACCTCGGGCTCCCCCGCCGTAATCAGTACCGTATGCTCGAAGTGGGCGGAACGCCGACCATCGGTCGTTACGACCGTCCACCCATCCGAAAGCAGCCGGACCGCAGCCCCGCCGGCATTGACCATCGGCTCGATCGCAAGCGTCATGCCCGCCTTCAACCGGGGTCCCGCTCCCGTTCGACCGTAGTTGGGGACTTGCGGATCTTCGTGGAGCTTGCGACCCACGCCATGGCCGACAAACTCCCGCACCACCTCGAACCCCTGCGCCCGGACGCAGGCCTCGATCGCCGCACCGATGTCGCCGATCCGATTGCCCGCCCGGGCCTGCGCGATCCCTACCCAGAGCGCCCGCCGCGTGACTTCGACGAGCTTGAGGTCGCCGGGCTCCCCCATTCCGATCGGGAAGGTGGCCGCCGTGTCGCCGACCCAGCCATCCTTGACGATGCCCACGTCGAGCTTGACCAGATCCCCATACTGGAGCAACCGGTCCCCGCCGATCCCGTGGACCACCTCCTCGTTGACCGAGATGCAGATCGTCCCCGGAAACCCGCGGTACCCGAGAAAGGCGCTCTTCCCTCCGCGCGCGGCGATCAACTCGGCAGCGTAGCGATCGACCTCGCCCGTCCGGACCCCGGGAGCCAGGATCGAACGCAATGCGTCGACCACTTCCGCCACGAGGCGGCCGCTGCGGCGCATCCCGTCGATCTCCTTCCCTCGCTTGATGGGGATCATGGCGGCAATGGCAAAAAGGAACCGGCCGCCTCTCTCTTCCGAGCAACCAGCGGCGATCTCACGCGGAGGATCTCTACTCCTGCTTGGCGGCTTCCGCGCCGGAGGCGGTCGAAGCGAAGAGCGTCCTGGCTACTCGCTGTTTCCGTCGGGCGGCCGCGTTCCGAGTGAGCCGTCCCCGCTTGACGAGCCGATCCAAGACAGACTGGTACTGGGAGAAATAGCCGATCGCCTCTTCCTTGTTTTCGGAAGCGGCCTTCTCGCGCATCTGGCGCGAGACCTGCTGCAATTCCTTCTTGGCTTTCAGGTTGTATCCTCTTTTGCGGAGACTCTTCCGCGCTTGCTTTGCGGCTGATCGAGTGTTAGGCATGGGGGTTTCCTAATAAGAACCTTCTGCCGGCGGTGTCAAGCCTAGCGAAGATAATTAAGTTCCTCCTCGGGCTCGGTGCCATGCCGCTCATCGCGGCCGAGGTTCTGCTCCTCAAGGATCTTCTCGAAAGCTATTTCCGGGAGGGGGGCTGGCTTACGGTTCCCGTGGAGAGCTTCGCGGGCGGGCTCCTCCTCTGGTCCTTCGCCTGCTTTCTGTGGAGGATTCCCGAGAGGCCCTACATCTTCGCCCACGAGCTGACCCATGCGCTCGCAGTCTACCTTCATGGCGGGAAGGTTTCCCGGTTCCGGGTCGGTCGCCGGAGCGGCAGCGTCCGCTGCAACCGGTCCAACCTCTGGATCGTCCTCTCCCCCTATTTCGTCCCCTTCTATATGCTGCTCTGGCTGGCCTTGTGGACCATCGTTGACTTTTACTGGCCGATCCGGTCCTATCAATGGCTCCTCTACGCGGGGACGGGGTTCACATGGGGATTCCATCTCTTCTTTACCGTGGAAGCCGTGCATCGGGAACAGCCGGATCTCCACGTAGAAGGCTGGTTCTTCTCCCTCGTAGTGATCGTGGGGCTCAACTTGTGCATCCTGGCGGCTCTCCTTGGATTCCTCTCGCCGACTTGGAACGTCTCGCGCTTCCTCTCGCGCTTCGGAGACCATCTCCATTTCTGCTATCGGCTCTGCGGCCAGGGCCTTGCGGCCTTCTCCTCCTGGGCGACTCGACCGGGGCCGCTTTCCCCGCACGCGGACCATCCCTGATCTTCCCCTAACCCCCGGATCCCCCGAAAGGCTTTCGCCATGCA from Methylacidimicrobium sp. B4 includes these protein-coding regions:
- the rpsM gene encoding 30S ribosomal protein S13, whose amino-acid sequence is MPRILGVEIPGAKRTVAALPYIYGIGPSRAKWICELAEIDPDLRAKELTDQQINRMVQVIQENSFVIEGDLRREIQQNLKRLQAIKCYRGIRHLRGLPVRGQRTSTNARTRKGPRRTVGVVRRKEAKKGKV
- the rpmJ gene encoding 50S ribosomal protein L36, which codes for MKVRASVRRRTANCQVVRRKGRIYIINKKNPRLKQRQG
- the map gene encoding type I methionyl aminopeptidase is translated as MIPIKRGKEIDGMRRSGRLVAEVVDALRSILAPGVRTGEVDRYAAELIAARGGKSAFLGYRGFPGTICISVNEEVVHGIGGDRLLQYGDLVKLDVGIVKDGWVGDTAATFPIGMGEPGDLKLVEVTRRALWVGIAQARAGNRIGDIGAAIEACVRAQGFEVVREFVGHGVGRKLHEDPQVPNYGRTGAGPRLKAGMTLAIEPMVNAGGAAVRLLSDGWTVVTTDGRRSAHFEHTVLITAGEPEVLTDHGMPGASNGKGVVATGQEEGSGE
- the rpsT gene encoding 30S ribosomal protein S20; amino-acid sequence: MPNTRSAAKQARKSLRKRGYNLKAKKELQQVSRQMREKAASENKEEAIGYFSQYQSVLDRLVKRGRLTRNAAARRKQRVARTLFASTASGAEAAKQE
- the rpsK gene encoding 30S ribosomal protein S11 — its product is MAGEEKTQPVSEEVRRPAEPEGGASPKAAEGKTAVAEPAEKEKEKKHKAKGGKGIHSGVAHILATFNNTVVTITDLNGRTISWSSAGRCGFRGSRKSTAYVAQLAAQDAARQAVAQGVREVLVKVKGPGTGRESAIRALQVVGLEVTTILDVTPVPHNGCRPRKSRRV